One genomic region from Ptychodera flava strain L36383 chromosome 5, AS_Pfla_20210202, whole genome shotgun sequence encodes:
- the LOC139133517 gene encoding zinc finger protein 585A-like isoform X3 — MESKGIVNQKSTEETSTSQPTTLELDGGTRPFNYGHDGAGFNLDFPLDTQECCAIWKAAKHFDQLHELEKSFETIHSNLCQQYQENTLSMEGASMVVQSLVQHGLITWEYGRTCEQHDKEGLNLQCGLGHADSQSTLRRDSFDSVKCHFQNSQSDMHSLQASLNGGTRPFNFRDGFNLDFPLGIQECCAIWKAAKHFDQLHELEKSFETTYSNLCQQYQENTLSMEGASVVIKSLMQHGLITWEYGRTWEGKDKEDYNMQCGLDHTDNQSTPPRNKCEVCGETFPLLSSLKTHLLTHSNIGPYECKDCGETFTQNDSLKTHMLTHFEIRPHECEVCGETFTWLRGLKTHFLTHSNIKPHECQECDKIFTQKGSLETHMLTHLQLRPYECDVCRRRFTQKSSLKTHLSSHSMIRQHECDGCGNIYTHKGILKIHMLTHLKMGPHECEVCGITFPLLSSLKTHFLTHSNIKPHECQECGKIFTQKGSLETHMLTHLQLRPHECEVCRRRFSRKGSLNTHLLIHSNTVPPQKIRQHECEQCGKIFTDKDILKIHMLTHLKMGPHECEVCGKTFPLLSSIKTHFLTHSNIRPHECQECGKIFTQKSCLETHMLTHLQLRPHECEVCRRRFTLKNSLKTHLLIHSKIRPHKCEVCHKTFTQKSHLKTHMWIHLINKPYECKECRKTYTQQGHLEQHMQTHSNRQLECKVCGTTFTARNNLMRHMVIHCDVKPYKCNKCDETFKEKRKLKQHMKTHTSSSTYECTECGETFIHKSKLTTHMRTHSNIRPHECKECGKTFIYKRKLTTHMRTHTNIRPYECKKCGRTFIHKSKLMIHMRTHTNIRPHECKECGRTFIHKRELTVHIRTHTNIRPYECKECGKTFIQMCRLKQHMLTHSNIRPHECKECGKTFKLKSDLSRHMLSHSNIRPHKCNECGRTFSRRSVLRAHMFIHSEVKTYQCNTDEQRHLRTHMNIKPFECK, encoded by the exons ATGGAATCGAAGGGGATAGTTAACCAGAAGAGTACTGAGGAGACCTCGACCAGCCAGCCAACAACCTTGGAGTTGGACGGTGGTACTCGTCCATTCAACTATGGACATGATGGAGCTGGATTCAACCTTGACTTTCCGCTGGACACCCAAG aGTGTTGTGCCATTTGGAAAGCTGCAAAACATTTTGACCAGCTGCATGAGCTAGAAAAATCATTTGAGACAATTCATTCAAACTTGTGTCAGCAATATCAAGAGAACACATTATCAATGGAAG GAGCTTCAATGGTCGTACAAAGTCTTGTGCAACATGGTCTGATTACGTGGGAGTATGGTAGGACCTGTGAACAACATGATAAAGAAGGTCTTAATCTGCAATGTGGATTAGGTCATGCAGACAGCCAATCTACACTACGTAGGGATTCCTTTGATTCGGTGAAGTGCCATTTCCAAAATAGCCAGAGCGACATGCATAGTCTTCAAGCAAGCCTGAATGGTGGTACTCGTCCATTCAACTTTAGAGACGGATTCAACCTTGACTTTCCACTGGGCATTCAAG agtgtTGTGCCATTTGGAAAGCTGCAAAACATTTTGACCAGCTGCATGAGCTAGAAAAATCATTTGAGACAACTTATTCAAACTTGTGTCAGCAATATCAAGAGAACACATTATCAATGGAAG GAGCTTCAGTGGTCATAAAAAGTCTTATGCAACATGGTCTGATTACGTGGGAGTATGGTAGGACCTGGGAAGGGAAAGATAAAGAAGATTATAATATGCAATGTGGATTAGATCATACTGACAACCAATCTACACCGCCTAGGAATAAATGTGAAGTTTGTGGCGAAACATTTCCACTGCTGAGCAGTCTTAAGACACATTTGTTGACCCATTCAAACATTGGACCATATGAATGTAAAGATTGTGGCGAAACATTTACACAGAATGACTCTCTTAAGACTCATATGTTGACTCACTTTGaaatcagaccacatgaatgtgaAGTGTGTGGCGAAACATTTACATGGCTGAGAGGTCTTAAGACACATTTTTTGACTCATTCAAATATCAAACCACATGAATGTCAAGAGTGTGACAAAATATTCACTCAGAAGGGCAGCCTGGAAACTCATATGCTTACTCACTTACAGCTCAGACCTTATGAATGTGATGTGTGCCGCAGAAGATTTACTCAGAAGAGCAGTCTTAAGACCCATTTGTCAAGCCATTCAATGATTAGACAGCATGAATGTGATGGGTGTGGCAATATTTACACACACAAGGGCATCCTTAAGATTCATATGTTGACTCATTTAAAAATGGGACCACATGAATGTGAGGTGTGCGGCATAACATTTCCATTGCTGAGCAGTCTTaagacacattttttgacccatTCAAACATCAAACCACATGAATGTCAAGAGTGTGGCAAAATATTCACTCAGAAGGGCAGCCTGGAAACTCATATGCTTACTCACTTACAgctcagaccacatgaatgtgaAGTCTGCCGCAGAAGATTCTCACGGAAGGGCAGCCTTAACACACATTTGTTGATCCAttcaaacacggtccctccacaaaagattAGACAGCATGAATGTGAACAGTGTGGTAAAATATTCACAGACAAGGACATCCTTAAGATTCATATGTTGACTCATTTAAAAATGGGACCACATGAATGTGAAGTGTGTGGCAAAACATTTCCATTGCTGAGCAGTATTaagacacattttttgacccatTCAAacatcagaccacatgaatgtcaAGAGTGTGGCAAAATATTCACCCAGAAGAGCTGCCTTGAAACTCATATGCTTACTCACTTACAGCTCAGACCACACGAATGTGAAGTGTGCCGCAGAAGATTCACATTGAAGAACAGCCTTAAGACACATTTGTTGATCCATTCAAAGATTAGACCACATAAATGTGAAGTGTGTCACaaaacattcacacaaaagAGCCACCTTAAGACTCACATGTGGATTCATCTGATCAATAAACcatatgaatgtaaagagtgccGCAAAACATACACACAGCAGGGCCATCTTGAACAACATATGCAGACCCATTCAAATAGACAACTTGaatgcaaagtgtgtggcacaACATTTACTGCTAGGAATAATCTTATGAGACATATGGTAATCCACTGTGATGTCAAACCATACAAATGCAACAAGTGTGATGAAACATTCAAAGAGAAGAGGAAGCTAAAACAACATATGAAGACCCACACAAGTAGCAGCACATATGAATGCACAGAGTGTGGTGAGACATTCATACACAAGAGCAAGCTAACGACACATATGAGGACCCACTCAAATATaagaccacatgaatgcaaagagtgtggtaagacATTTATATATAAGAGAAAGCTAACAACACATATGAGGACccacacaaatatcagaccatatgaatgcaaaaaGTGTGGTAGGACATTCATACACAAGAGCAAGCTAATGATACATATGAGGACccacacaaatatcagaccacatgaatgcaaagagtgtggtaggaCATTCATACACAAGAGAGAGCTAACAGTACATATAAGGACccacacaaatatcagaccatatgaatgcaaagagtgtggtaagacATTTATTCAAATGTGCCGTCTCAAGCAacatatgttgacccactcaaatatcagaccacatgaatgcaaagagtgtggtaaaacgtTCAAACTCAAGAGTGATCTTAGTAGACACATGTTGTCACATTCAAATATCAGGCCACATAAATGCAATGAGTGTGGAAGAACATTTAGCCGGCGGAGTGTTCTTAGGGCACATATGTTTATCCATTCTGAGGTCAAAACATACCAATGCAATACAGATGAGCAAAGACACTTGAGGACCCACATGAATATCAAACCATTTGAGTGCAAATAG